The Chryseobacterium wanjuense DNA window CCAATATCTCAGCTTATGAACAACTTTTGAGCTATAGTGAAGTTCAGGAGCTATATTCTGACCTGTGTACAAATTATGTTCTACACCATCAGATTTAAATCTTTCATAATAATGCGGAAAAATAAGCTGGGCTTTTTCCTGGCCTTCATCCAATAGGTCGGCTAATTTCCTGTTGACCAATGTGATAGAATCGTCAAGGCTTTTTCTATTGGTATAAAAAAGATCACTTTGAGTAAAAACCTGCATGAAATAATCTTTGATTTTAGCCTTCACTTCACTAGAAGATTTTATCTCTAGTTTTGCCTGTAAATAAGGATGAACTTCTTCTCTCAATAGCCTCTGGAAGCGCTGTTCGGTATCAGCTTTAATCTCGTTATTCAATTCATTTTCAAAAATATCCAAGGCTAATAAATATTTTTCTGAATCTGAATTAAGCAAAGAAAAAATTCCGTGCAGAGAATCAATCTGCTGATTGAGGTCTTCAAGCATTAAATTGAGCCGTTTTTCAGAAGATGAACGAATGTCTGAAAATCCGAATAATGGCGTAAGATTTTTAAACGAAATTTGCTTTAAAGTGTATATTTTTTTCGAAAGAGAAGCATTGAAATATTTCTCGGCCTCATTTCTGAATTTCCACACAACACTGTCATGGATGGTCGTATATTCTCTTTGGATAATAGCTTCAATCTGATAATTTTTCTCAAAACTAAAACGGTTCAGGGAAAATAATATCATATCAGTAAAAAACTCCATTTTTTTTGCTTTCAAGCCATTGAAACTATTGGCAATCGGTGAAGTAAATTCCATAATGGCCAATAATTCACTGTCCTTCATGATAGGGATTACCATGAAACTGTTGATTTTATTCCTTTTTAAAATATCAAAAGAAGGTAGTGATTTCACCTCATGCTCCAAATTGTCAACATTGGAAATAACGATGGGCTTCGAGTTTTGATTTAAATTATCAAAAGTAGTTTTTCGGATTTCGTCATCAAATGTATTGATCCAAAAATCCAAAATATGATTCGTAAAAAGGTTTTCATAAATCGGAACTTTTTCAAGTCTTTGATCTTTTTTGTTGAAAAGCATTAACCCAAAATTGAGTTCTGAAACATCAAAATATGATTTAAAAATTTCAATCAGATTTTCATCTGGCGAAAGATTTTCCGGATCGATACTTATCATGCTTGATTTTAAGTCTGATAAAGCGACTTCCGACGTACAGTCAACAAGGGAAATAATGGTAAACCCTCTCAAGATCCATGATTCTGACGGGAAATATTTTTTCCAAAGTTTAAAATCGTCCAGGCTTTCCAGCAGCATGTCTATGACTTCATCGGAAGGGATTTTTGCTTTCTCGGTAGGAAAAATTTCAGTAAAATCTGAATTTACCGTAATTTTATAATGTTTCATGATTCCGTGTTTGTTCGGAATATCATAATAAAGGGGGAGGTTACTTCTGATGTCTCTTTTAAAATAACTTTGCAGAATCAGGCAGCAGCAGAACACGTAAAATTCGTCGTCGTCGATATTTCTAAGCTCTATTTCAAAATCTTTTCCTGCATCTTTCAAAATATTTTTAAATCTCTCGGTATAATTGAAAGTAATGTTGGAAAGCGGAATGCTTGCTGCTTTTATTTCGTTGTTAGTCAGTCCGGTAGGGAAAAGGTCTGCCAACAAAAGCTTGATAAGCTCTTCATGTTTTTCCAGTAAAGAAATATCCTGAAATCCATCTTTGAATTCCTGAAAATTTTTCGTTTTGTCAATCAAAGATTGTGCATAATTGACACGGTACTCCAAACGGTCGTTATATCGAATATGCTCAAGCACATCCAAGTATTTTTTGAACGAAATGTATACCTTAAATGGAGCGTCTTTTTTGTAGAGATTTGACAAAAGATGAAATTTAGAGTAAAGTTAAAAAAAAACCACAACTTTGGTGTTGTGGTTTAATATATTTTGTCGTGACTTTTTACAATCCGAACTGTCTCGCAAACAAGTCAGGGAAAACTCCCAACACAATAATGGAAGCTATTACCACTACTGCAACAATATTGTACGTAAGTGTTACTTTTTCTGAAGATTTGAATGAACTTTCTTTGAAGAAGAACATCGCAATAATTAATCTCAGGTAATAAGCAATTGAAACTGCGGAACCCAAAACAGCTATTAAAACCAGGAAAGCCGCACCGTTCATTGCTTGGGAAAATAAAGCAAATTTACCCATAAAACCAGCTGTTAATGGAACTCCCGCCATTGAAAGCATGGAAATTGCCGCTGCCGTAGCCAATAAAGGTTCTGTTTTTGCCAATCCTTTGAAAGCTCCGAAAGATGTTTCTCTTTTTAGTTTTTCCACGTAGATCAGACACATGAAAACTCCTACTGTTGATAAGGCATATGCAAACAAATAGAATGCTAAATTATACGTAGAAAGGCTTGTCATTCCGAAGAAAACCAACCCGATGTATCCTGCGTGGGAAACTGAAGAGTAAGCCAACATTCTTTTTGCATTGGTCTGGGCAAGACCCATAACGTTTGCCAAAAGTAATGTGATGATCAGGAAAACTCCTAAAACATTGATCCATTCGTGAGTCACGCCCGCAAAACCAATGGTCATTAATCTGAATAATGCGAAAAATCCGGAGATTTTTACCACACTCGCCATGAAAGCTGTGATCAATGAAGGTGATCCGTAATAAACATCAGGGCTCCACATGTGGAAAGGTGCTAATGCTACTTTGAATGCCAATGCACAAAGGATTAATAAAACTCCTAAAATGAACATGACATCCTTAGGATTTGACGTTCCGAAATCATGGATTTTATATAAATCGAAACTTCCTACACTTCCATAGATAAATGCAATCCCGAACAGTAAGAAACCTGTCGCGAATGCACCCATTAAGAAATATTTAATAGAAGCTTCATTAGATCTTAGATCAGTTTTGTTGGCTCCAGCCATTACATATAAAGGAATAGAAAGAATCTCAACTCCTAAGAATAGCGTCACCATATTCTGGAAACCGAAAAGGATAATTCCACCGCAAAGAGCAAAAAGCATCAATGCATATAATTCTGACTGGTGGCTTCTGTGGTTGCTGAATGCAAAACCTCCCAAAAAGAATAGTAATAATGTCGTTACGATTGATATTTTAGTGAATAACGCAGTATTTGCGGTATAGTCATACATATGTCTGTACTGTTCGAAGAACGCACATTCTGGCATGAAACTTACACATAATGCGATGATTAATCCCAAAATCCCAATGTATCTTGCGAATTTCCCTTGTTCAAAAACTCCTGAAAATAACGCAACAACTGCCGTTAGGAAAACAATAATTAAAACACTCATTTTTTAAAATATCAAATTAACTTACCATTGATTGGTAGATAAACTTCAACGAACTATTCACCATTTCGATTACCGGTTGTGGGAAAATACCAAGTAAAATCACAAAAACCGCTAAACTTGCCAATACAGAAAATTCTACTCCGGATAAATCTTTTGCTGTACTTAAAACCGCTTCATCACCCTGTCCAAACATTGCTTTTCCGTAGAATCTCAATAAGTACACTGCACAAAGAATTACCGTAAGACCGGCGATTACAGCTGCCAATCCGTTAAAATCATATACAGATTTCAACAAGATAAATTCTCCGATGAAGCCATTTGTCAATGGAACTCCCATAGAACCTAATATAATGATCAGAAATAAAACCGCAAACTTAGGAGCTACTTTTGCAAGACCTCCCATTTGTCTGATGTCTCTTGACTTAAATCTTTTGTATAAAATATCACAACAGTAGAATAGACCCACCACGTTGATACCGTGAGCGAATGTCTGTACCAATGCCCCTTCAGCACCTTCAATATTGAAAGTTCCTCTTAAGGTAATCACTGCAGAAGCGAAGATACCTGCCACCATTAATCCAACGTGAGAGAAAGAAGAATACGCAATGATTCTCTTCATATCTGTCTGGATGATAGCGATTAATGCACCGTGAACAATTCCTACAATCGCCAGAATAATTACAATCTGCCCTGAAATTCCGGCAATCGGAATCGGAGTGATCGGTAATAAATAACGCATAACTCCGTACACCGCCATTTTCAGCATGATCCCCGATAACAACATCGATCCTTGAGTAGGAGAGTAGGTATACGTATCAGGCTGCCAAGTATGGAAAGGGAATACCGGTAATTTCACTGCAAAAGCAAAGAAAATGAACCAGAATACCACTGTTTGCTGTGTTTCGTTAAGCTGAGCATTATATAAATCCGTTAATGCAAATGATGCAGAGTGATTGTAAACATAAATCAATCCTGCTAACATGAATAATGACCCAACGAATGTATAGACGAAGAATTTCGTAGTGAATTCAAATCTTTTATTTTCCTGCCCCCAAAGTCCGGCAATGAACCAGATCGGAATCAAAGTTACTTCCCAGAAAATGTAGAACAACAATCCGTCAAGCGAAGTGAAAACTCCCACCAATCCGAACTGCATCAGCAAAATCAAACCGTAGAAAGTGTTTCTGTAGCTTACATTTTCATTAAAAGAAGATAAAATAATGATTGGCGATAAAATATTCGTCAACAATAAAAGAAGCATGCTCATCCCATCGATACCGAAGTGAAGAGAGCTCTTCATGAATTGTGACCAGGGATAATTGATCTCATGCTGCAATACACTATCTACAGTCGGAGTAAAATTGAAATCCGAAAGTATATAGAATGTAAGAAGCATCTGAACCAATGCAATTCCCAGTGCCAAATATTTGCTGGATTTATCTTTCCATGCAAAAACTAATCCCGAACCTACTAGAGGTAATAGTAATAATGTTAATAATAAACCAGACATTATTGTAATATAAAGTTAACAATCAGTATAATTCCCACAGCTAAAGACATGATAAGAATGTAATTCTCAACATTTCCGTTTTGGATACGCTTCATCGCTTTTCCGCTATCTTCAGCACCATCACCCACAAAGTCTACAAAACGGTCTAAAATACCCTTATCAAACATCTTTCCTCCGCGTCCTAATCCTTCAACAGTTTTTACAATTAATGCATTGTAAAGTTCGTCAATATATAGTTTTCTGGCAGACAGTTTTTCCCATCCTGTGTATTGCTCCTCTGGTAATGCTTGTTTTTTCTTATTGACATAAGTATTTTTAACAATGAACCAAACGGCGAAGAACATAAGAACAGTCGCTGCCAAAAGTGTCATTTCAGTACCAAACGGAACTGCAGATAGCGTAGTTTCCATTTGTTTAAAGCTTTCCTCGGTAAGAACCGGCTTCAGCCATTCCATTAATTTGGCATAATGACCGTGACCGATAAAGTGAGGAAGATTAATCAAACCACCCAATACAGAAAGAATAGCCAATACGATTAATGGTAATGTCATATTCGACGGGCTTTCGTGTAAGTGGTGTTTTTGTTCTTCCGTACCTCTGAACTCTCCATGGAAAGTAAGATAGTACAATCTGAACATATAGGTTGCTGTAACAGCCGCTAATACAAATAAGAATACCCAATAGATTGGATTTTTAGCAAAAGCTGCTACTAAAATTTCGTCTTTAGAAATCATCCCTGATAATAAAGGGAATCCTGAGATAGCCAATGTCCCGATAAGGAAAGTAGCGTGTGTAAGAGGAATGTATTTTTTCAAACCTCCCATGAAACGCATATCCTGCTCGTTGCTCATGGCATGGATTACAGAACCTGCTCCCAAGAACAATAATGCCTTGAAGAAAGCGTGTGTCATTACGTGGAACATTGCTGTTGTGTAAGCTCCAAGACCTAAAGCGATGAACATGAATCCAAGCTGTGAAACTGTAGAATATGCCAATACTTTTTTGATATCGTTCTGACGTAATGCGTAGAATCCTGCCAAAGCAGCCGTTAAGAATCCGATGAATAAAATTCCTCCCTGAACCGTAGGTGCCAAAGTAAATAAGAAGTTTGATCTTACTACCAAATAAATACCCGCCGTTACCATCGTCGCCGCGTGAATCAACGCAGAAACAGGAGTCGGACCGGCCATCGCGTCCGGTAACCATGTATATAATGGAACCTGAGCAGATTTACCCGTTGCACCGATAAATAAACTCGCTGTAATAAAGATAATTACTGTTCCGTCTAATTCAAATTTTCCGGCGTTTTCCGCTACCGAAAGATAATCCAAAGCATTGGTCTGAGAAGCAATCATGAAAATACCAATCAATAACGCAAGGTCACCGATTCTGTTCATGATGAATGCTTTTCTCGCTGCTTTACCATATTCTTCGTTGGTATACCAGAATCCGATTAGTAAATAAGAACAAAGACCTACACCTTCCCATCCGATGAAAAGGATTAGATAATTGCTTCCCATTACCAATAACAACATTGAGAAGATAAATAGATTAAGATAAGTGAAAAACTTATAGAAACCTTTATCGTGGCTCATATATCCGATAGAGTACAGGTGAATCAAAGAACCGATTCCTGTAATGATCATTACCATCATTAAAGAAAGCTGATCGATCTGGAATCCGAAATTGATCTGAACTCCATTTACTCTAAACCATTCAAAAGCTTTTACGATTACGGGCTGGCTCTCAGAATTGAAATTCATGAAAAGGCTTACAGCGATACAGAAAGATCCGAAAACCACTGCCGTTGCCAAAGATCCAACCAATATTTTTGGAAGATTTTTCCCGAATAAACCGTTTATAAGAAACCCTAAAAGTGGTAGAAGTACTATTGCATATACTAAATTTTCCATTCTTATCCTCTTAATTTATTAAATATACTTACATCTACAGAACGGGTATTTCTATATAGCATAGCAATAATTGCCAAACCTACCGCTACTTCAGCAGCAGCAACCACCATAATGAAGAAAACTAAAAGTTGTCCGTCTCCGTTGCCCTTATACGCTGAAAAAGCAGCCAATAAAAGGTTTACAGAATTCAGCATAAGCTCTACACAACCCAAAATAACAATAGCATTTTTTCTCAATAATACTCCCAACACTCCCAGACAGAATAATACTGAAGAAAGAATGATGAAATAATTCAGAGGGATGCTTTGTATAAATGTATTTACTTCTCCCATAATTTATAAATCTTTTTTACCGATTAATACCGCACCTACAATACCTGCCAAAATAAGGATGGATGCAAGCTCAAACGGTAAAACATATTCATTAAACAAAAGTCTACCCAGATTTTTCGTAAGACCAACGCCCTTGTCTACATTCTCAACAACAACATGATTGTCCTGAACTCCTCTGAATACGCCTAAAACTCCAATTAATAAAAGACCTGCCGTAAAAACTCCAACAAATTTTAAAGTATTGTTCTTCTTACTTTCGTCTTGCTTATTAAGGTTAAGCATCATCAGGATATAAAGGAACAATACCATGATCGCCCCGGCGTAAACAATAATCTGGATAATCGCAAGGAATTGTGCATTCAGAAGAATGTACATGCCCGCAATAGAAAACATTGTCACAATTAATGACAAAATAGCATATAAAGGATTTCTGGCAAATACGAAATACACCGCACTGGCCACTGCTAAAAACGCTACCAAGAAAAATAAAAACTGATCCATTATTTTACCGCATTTTTTTGTTTCTCGGATTGTCTTTCTGTGATATCAATCCTTTCATTTATTTTTTCAACCAATTTATCTTTTCCATAGATGAAAGAACCTCTGTTGGTTTCCACATCTACCAATCTGTCTGTAAGATAGATCGCAGATTTCGGACAAGCTTCTTCACACATACCGCAGAAAATACATCTCAGCATGTTGATTTCGTATACCGATGCATATTTTTCTTCTCTGTAAAGGTGCTTTTCTTCCTTGGTTCTTTCAGCAGAAGTCATCGTAATTGCTTCTGCAGGACATGCCACTGCACAAAGTCCGCAAGCGGTACATCTTTCTCTGCCTTCCTCGTCTCTTTTCAAAACGTGCTGACCTCTCCAGATATCTGCTCTCGGTTTCTGTACTTCCGGATACGAATATACTGCGGGAGCACCTTTCAATACGGTTCTTACAGCATGCTTAAATGTAATCCCCATTCCTGTAAAAATTGCAGGTAAGTAGATTTTTTCAGCAAGGGTCATTTCTTTATTAGAAACAACTTTTGATCTGTTCGTAAGTTTCATTTATTTTAATTTTTTAGGCTGAACTTCTATTCAGCATTTAAAAATATATTCTTATCTCTTAGTTTGCAAACGCTAAAATTACAGCTCCTGTAATTAATAAGTTTACCAATGCCATCGGAATTAAAGTTTTCCAACCCAAGTGCATTAATTGATCATATCTAAATCTTGGAAGCGTCCATCTGATCCACATAAAGATCAAAATTCCGATTATCGCTTTTGTTAAGAATGCTACGATACTCAAGATTCCTGCCGTGTTTTCACCCCAGTTCTGAGTTACCCATTCGATTCCCGGATAGTTATAACCACCGAAGAAAAGAACCACCATGAAAGCATTGGAAATAAACATGTTCACGTATTCCCCGAACATATACAATCCTAATTTCATTGAAGAATATTCTGTAGAATATCCTGTTACCAATTCAGATTCACACTCAGGTAAATCGAAAGGGTGTCTGTTGGTTTCTGCTAAAGCCGCTACGAAGAACACAAGGAAAGCGATCGGCTGGTAAAAAATATTCCAGTTAAGACCAGAAACCCAAGGAATGAATCCCCAAAGTTTGCCTGTTGTCTGGCTTTCCGTAATTTCTTTTAAATCTAAACTTCCCGTCATCATAATGATAGAAAGCAAAGCCAATCCCATTGCCAATTCGTAAGAAATCATTTGGGAAGAAGCACGGATGGCGCCTAATAATGAATACTTGTTGTTCGAAGCCCAACCTCCGATCATGATTCCGTATACCCCGATTGAAGCCATTCCGATGATGAAAAGTACACCAACATCGATGTTGGCAACCTGAAGATCATAAGAAGTACCTGCAATATTTAAACTTTTACCCCAAGGAATAACCGCTCCCGTGATTAATGAAATAAACATTACCAAAGCCGGTCCCAATACGAAAAGAAATTTTTCTGCATTGGCAGGTGTAAAATCTTCTTTAAAGAAAAACTTTCCACCGTCAGCAAGAGGCTGCAGCAATCCGAAAGGTCCTGCTCTGTTGGGACCAATTCTATCCTGCATGATAGAGGCAACTTTTCTTTCTGCCCAGGTAGAGTAGGCTGCAATCGTTAATGAAAGCAGGAAAAGCGCTAATACAAGTATAAGTTTAAATGTAAGTAAATCCATTTTTTATTTTAAATGTTTGAAGATGGGAGTTGGAAGCTGGACGTTTATCACGTCATGGTATCAACTCATCATCACATTACCAATTTATTTTATTTTTAAATGATTGAAATTAAAAGTAGAAGTGTAATGTTTTACGTTACAAACTTCCATCCTCCAGCTTCAAGCATCCAACTATTCTATTTTTCGTCTTTTTCACTGATTTCCTTAGCCATCGGATTGTCTAAAACTCTTAGCTCATCCTTAGGTTTTTCATAGTGATTCAATGAAATAACTGAATGTCTGTCGATGTGTCTAGGACCTTCGATATTCCAGTCAGAAAGTTCTTTTCTTTCGAAACGGCAAGTATCGCAGATGAATTCTTCAACTTCACCCCACTGATCTTTTCTTGCAGTTACTCTCACAATTTCGTCACCTTTCATCCAAACGGTGGCTTTTCCGGAACATTTATCGCATTTACAAGAAGCGTTCATTGGCTTTGTAAACCAAACTCTGCTTGCAAAACGCGCTGTTCTATCTGTTAATGCTCCAACCGGGCAAACGTCGATAACGTTTCCGATGAAGTCATTATCTAAAGCTTTATTTAAATAAGTAGAAATTTCAGCATGATCTCCTCTGAAAAGAATTCCATGTTCTCTTTCACCTGTTAACTGATTGGCAGCTAATACACATCTTGCACAAAGAATACAACGGTTCATGTTCAATTTGATGTGTGGCCCAAGATCGTCGGCTTCGTAAGTATTTCTTTCGAATTCTGTTCTTGTATTCTCAACACCGTGCTCATATCCTAAATCCTGAAGATGACATTCACCAGCCTGATCACAGATAGGGCAGTCCAGCGGGTGGTTTACCAACAAAAACTCGGTAACAGCTTTTCTACCTTCCTGAGCCTTATCAGAAGTAAGATTTTTTACTTCCATGCCATCCATCACATTCGTTCTGCAGCTTGCAACCAATTTTGGCATAGGACGAGGATCTGCTTCAGACCCTTTAGAAACTTCTACCAGGCAAGTTCTGCATCTTCCTCCACTGGTTTCCAATTTGCTGTAGTAGCACATTGCAGGAGGTACAGATTTTCCACCGATTTGTCTTGCTGCTTCCAGAATAGAAGTACCAGGCAAAACTTCAGTAGTCTGTCCGTCTATAGTTATTTTGAATTTTTTAACCTCTTCGCTCATATTCTATGCTTTTTGCTTATGCTGTTTAAGCGGATAAGCTCTATTTTATTTTTGCTTTTTTGTATTAAATGTATAT harbors:
- a CDS encoding NuoI/complex I 23 kDa subunit family protein, coding for MKLTNRSKVVSNKEMTLAEKIYLPAIFTGMGITFKHAVRTVLKGAPAVYSYPEVQKPRADIWRGQHVLKRDEEGRERCTACGLCAVACPAEAITMTSAERTKEEKHLYREEKYASVYEINMLRCIFCGMCEEACPKSAIYLTDRLVDVETNRGSFIYGKDKLVEKINERIDITERQSEKQKNAVK
- a CDS encoding NADH-quinone oxidoreductase subunit N produces the protein MSVLIIVFLTAVVALFSGVFEQGKFARYIGILGLIIALCVSFMPECAFFEQYRHMYDYTANTALFTKISIVTTLLLFFLGGFAFSNHRSHQSELYALMLFALCGGIILFGFQNMVTLFLGVEILSIPLYVMAGANKTDLRSNEASIKYFLMGAFATGFLLFGIAFIYGSVGSFDLYKIHDFGTSNPKDVMFILGVLLILCALAFKVALAPFHMWSPDVYYGSPSLITAFMASVVKISGFFALFRLMTIGFAGVTHEWINVLGVFLIITLLLANVMGLAQTNAKRMLAYSSVSHAGYIGLVFFGMTSLSTYNLAFYLFAYALSTVGVFMCLIYVEKLKRETSFGAFKGLAKTEPLLATAAAISMLSMAGVPLTAGFMGKFALFSQAMNGAAFLVLIAVLGSAVSIAYYLRLIIAMFFFKESSFKSSEKVTLTYNIVAVVVIASIIVLGVFPDLFARQFGL
- the nuoL gene encoding NADH-quinone oxidoreductase subunit L codes for the protein MENLVYAIVLLPLLGFLINGLFGKNLPKILVGSLATAVVFGSFCIAVSLFMNFNSESQPVIVKAFEWFRVNGVQINFGFQIDQLSLMMVMIITGIGSLIHLYSIGYMSHDKGFYKFFTYLNLFIFSMLLLVMGSNYLILFIGWEGVGLCSYLLIGFWYTNEEYGKAARKAFIMNRIGDLALLIGIFMIASQTNALDYLSVAENAGKFELDGTVIIFITASLFIGATGKSAQVPLYTWLPDAMAGPTPVSALIHAATMVTAGIYLVVRSNFLFTLAPTVQGGILFIGFLTAALAGFYALRQNDIKKVLAYSTVSQLGFMFIALGLGAYTTAMFHVMTHAFFKALLFLGAGSVIHAMSNEQDMRFMGGLKKYIPLTHATFLIGTLAISGFPLLSGMISKDEILVAAFAKNPIYWVFLFVLAAVTATYMFRLYYLTFHGEFRGTEEQKHHLHESPSNMTLPLIVLAILSVLGGLINLPHFIGHGHYAKLMEWLKPVLTEESFKQMETTLSAVPFGTEMTLLAATVLMFFAVWFIVKNTYVNKKKQALPEEQYTGWEKLSARKLYIDELYNALIVKTVEGLGRGGKMFDKGILDRFVDFVGDGAEDSGKAMKRIQNGNVENYILIMSLAVGIILIVNFILQ
- a CDS encoding NADH-quinone oxidoreductase subunit J family protein encodes the protein MDQFLFFLVAFLAVASAVYFVFARNPLYAILSLIVTMFSIAGMYILLNAQFLAIIQIIVYAGAIMVLFLYILMMLNLNKQDESKKNNTLKFVGVFTAGLLLIGVLGVFRGVQDNHVVVENVDKGVGLTKNLGRLLFNEYVLPFELASILILAGIVGAVLIGKKDL
- the nuoK gene encoding NADH-quinone oxidoreductase subunit NuoK, producing the protein MGEVNTFIQSIPLNYFIILSSVLFCLGVLGVLLRKNAIVILGCVELMLNSVNLLLAAFSAYKGNGDGQLLVFFIMVVAAAEVAVGLAIIAMLYRNTRSVDVSIFNKLRG
- a CDS encoding complex I subunit 4 family protein, which translates into the protein MSGLLLTLLLLPLVGSGLVFAWKDKSSKYLALGIALVQMLLTFYILSDFNFTPTVDSVLQHEINYPWSQFMKSSLHFGIDGMSMLLLLLTNILSPIIILSSFNENVSYRNTFYGLILLMQFGLVGVFTSLDGLLFYIFWEVTLIPIWFIAGLWGQENKRFEFTTKFFVYTFVGSLFMLAGLIYVYNHSASFALTDLYNAQLNETQQTVVFWFIFFAFAVKLPVFPFHTWQPDTYTYSPTQGSMLLSGIMLKMAVYGVMRYLLPITPIPIAGISGQIVIILAIVGIVHGALIAIIQTDMKRIIAYSSFSHVGLMVAGIFASAVITLRGTFNIEGAEGALVQTFAHGINVVGLFYCCDILYKRFKSRDIRQMGGLAKVAPKFAVLFLIIILGSMGVPLTNGFIGEFILLKSVYDFNGLAAVIAGLTVILCAVYLLRFYGKAMFGQGDEAVLSTAKDLSGVEFSVLASLAVFVILLGIFPQPVIEMVNSSLKFIYQSMVS
- a CDS encoding 2Fe-2S iron-sulfur cluster-binding protein is translated as MSEEVKKFKITIDGQTTEVLPGTSILEAARQIGGKSVPPAMCYYSKLETSGGRCRTCLVEVSKGSEADPRPMPKLVASCRTNVMDGMEVKNLTSDKAQEGRKAVTEFLLVNHPLDCPICDQAGECHLQDLGYEHGVENTRTEFERNTYEADDLGPHIKLNMNRCILCARCVLAANQLTGEREHGILFRGDHAEISTYLNKALDNDFIGNVIDVCPVGALTDRTARFASRVWFTKPMNASCKCDKCSGKATVWMKGDEIVRVTARKDQWGEVEEFICDTCRFERKELSDWNIEGPRHIDRHSVISLNHYEKPKDELRVLDNPMAKEISEKDEK
- a CDS encoding GAF domain-containing protein, which produces MSNLYKKDAPFKVYISFKKYLDVLEHIRYNDRLEYRVNYAQSLIDKTKNFQEFKDGFQDISLLEKHEELIKLLLADLFPTGLTNNEIKAASIPLSNITFNYTERFKNILKDAGKDFEIELRNIDDDEFYVFCCCLILQSYFKRDIRSNLPLYYDIPNKHGIMKHYKITVNSDFTEIFPTEKAKIPSDEVIDMLLESLDDFKLWKKYFPSESWILRGFTIISLVDCTSEVALSDLKSSMISIDPENLSPDENLIEIFKSYFDVSELNFGLMLFNKKDQRLEKVPIYENLFTNHILDFWINTFDDEIRKTTFDNLNQNSKPIVISNVDNLEHEVKSLPSFDILKRNKINSFMVIPIMKDSELLAIMEFTSPIANSFNGLKAKKMEFFTDMILFSLNRFSFEKNYQIEAIIQREYTTIHDSVVWKFRNEAEKYFNASLSKKIYTLKQISFKNLTPLFGFSDIRSSSEKRLNLMLEDLNQQIDSLHGIFSLLNSDSEKYLLALDIFENELNNEIKADTEQRFQRLLREEVHPYLQAKLEIKSSSEVKAKIKDYFMQVFTQSDLFYTNRKSLDDSITLVNRKLADLLDEGQEKAQLIFPHYYERFKSDGVEHNLYTGQNIAPELHYSSKVVHKLRYWQLKTICNMELEFQNFKRDLPIPLDIASLIFVYNEKIDIRFRMDEKRFDVDGAYNSYYEIIKKRLDKAHIKDSTERITCPGKITIVYFGMENQKEYLEYINKLQKKNILQNDVEFLKVEDLQGITGLLALRVSLAQ
- the nuoH gene encoding NADH-quinone oxidoreductase subunit NuoH gives rise to the protein MDLLTFKLILVLALFLLSLTIAAYSTWAERKVASIMQDRIGPNRAGPFGLLQPLADGGKFFFKEDFTPANAEKFLFVLGPALVMFISLITGAVIPWGKSLNIAGTSYDLQVANIDVGVLFIIGMASIGVYGIMIGGWASNNKYSLLGAIRASSQMISYELAMGLALLSIIMMTGSLDLKEITESQTTGKLWGFIPWVSGLNWNIFYQPIAFLVFFVAALAETNRHPFDLPECESELVTGYSTEYSSMKLGLYMFGEYVNMFISNAFMVVLFFGGYNYPGIEWVTQNWGENTAGILSIVAFLTKAIIGILIFMWIRWTLPRFRYDQLMHLGWKTLIPMALVNLLITGAVILAFAN